The Marivirga salinae DNA window AAGAATGGGATGATTATGAGGATTAACTTAAATTTTAATTTCTTAAAGTTTAAGTTGTTATTATATGAAGGAAGAAATTAATTTTAGACTTAATTTGAATGATCAAAAAAAATAGAAGTTGTTTTAGACAACTTCTATTTTATTAAGGGTTTTAATTATTTATGATTTTTATTCAGCTGGTTGGGTTACCGCATTTCCATCAAGTACAACAGCAGTTTGTGCTAAAGCACGACCGTTAATTGAAGCACCTGTTTGAAAAGTAATGCCAGTCATTGATAGAATGATTCCTTCAAAATGGGAAGTGGTTCCTAAGGTTGCATGACCAGCAACTTGCCAATAAATGTTTTTCGCTTGTGCTCCTCCTGTTAAGATAATATTAGTTGCAGAACTCATCGTAAGATCTTCAGCAATTTGAAAGATCCAAACATCAGTTGAACTTCCAGAGATGGTGACATCATTAGGAATTGTAACCGTATTAGTCCATTTATAAACACCTGATGTTAATGTTTTTCCTCCAATATTACCAGCTCCTAATTCTAAGAAATCAGTTTCTGATCTCCCAGCAGCATTATTATAAGCAGTCATCATATTCTCTACTGCAGTTGTAAGATTCATTGGAGTTGGGTCAGCCATATCTGAGGCAAATACCTGTCCTGTAACCTGTGCAGAAGTTGCATAACCTGTATTATCAGTTAATGCTAATCCTGTTATGTAAGATGTTGCAGCAGGGCTAAGAGCTAAATCACCGGTTAAAGCTGATGTGCCACTGTTATTAATAGCAGTTTTTGCAAGTATTACGTAATTTCCTGAAGCTCCAAGATCAATTCCTTCAATACTGGCTTCAGATCCACCCGTTGTGAAATTCCACTCATAATTTTCTTCAAAGTTCATTCCCTTTTGACTTTTCGCTTCAGTGCTAATTGTTGCGGTATATTCAGTAGAGGCATCAAATGCTTCTGTAGGAGTGAAAGTTGCTTCTACACCAGAATATTCAACGTCTCCGCTTATATCTGCAGTACCTTGCTCAACCGTAAATGTTGAATTATTGATTGTGGACGGATCCATTTCTTCACTAAATGTAATCACAACATTGTGGTTACGAGCAATATTCATTTCATTGTTCTCAGGCAAAGTTGATAATACTGTAGGAGCTACATCTTCAGTAGGTGTAGGGTCATCATCATTATTGTCTTTATCCTTGCAACTTACCATTAGCATGATAAACATCATTGCTAAAATTGGCATTGTTTTAATTAATTTCATGTTTTTATATTTAAAAAGTGTATTCAATATTTATGATTCGTTATGAATTCGTAGTGAATTAAAAAATATAACGAATTGAAAGTGCTCCACCGTCACCCCAGAAGCCAGAGTAGCCATAGAAATTAAATGAAGGTTTCCAGTCAACACTTAGGTTTATAGGGATTTCAGTAAAATTATATTCCATACCTAAAATTCCATCTAAACCAACAACAGTATAAGATCTATCTTCACCCCATCTTGTATTATTTCCATCCCAAAATCCAATGTGAGCACCAAAACCAGCGTACCAGTTCAGTCTGTTAGTATCAAAAGCTCTCCCGTGGATTTCGTAAAGTCCTGTAAGTTCAACTCCTCTCCAACGACTAGCAATGATTCCTTCAATAGCAGCTTTATCAGAAACAAAGTGCTTAATTGTAATTCCATTCGCAAATCCGCCTCTAAGACCTATACCTGTGTTGTAATCTTGTGCATGGCCGTATGCAAATGCTAAAAATGTTATGAGAATCGTAATGGCAATTTTTTTCATCAGTGTATTGTTACTTTTATCTTACTCGTATGGCTTTTCGGAAACGCCCCAACTTTTTATCCCTGCGTTAGTCAGGTCACCACTTGTTATTATGGTGATACAAAATTAGGTGGTTAATCTTCGGATAGTATTACATAATAAACCAAGAGATTTACATAAATCACTGATATTTATGTTGAAAATTAATCTTTACTCTTTTGAAATTTAGGTATAAAGCTTAAGGATGATATTGATAGAAAAGATTAAACATCCTCGAGGTTTCCTAATCTCTTTTGTTTCAACTTTCTGTAGAAGGAAGGGGTAAGGCCAGTGATTTTCTTGAATTGATTTGAAAAGTGTGCAACACTACTATAATGCAGTCTATAGGCAATTTCTGAGGTGTTAAGTTCTTCATAAAGTATCAATTCTTTCGCTTTTTCTATTTTATGAATGATTATAAATTGCTGTATGGTGATTCCTTTTACTTCAGAAAAAAGATTAGAGAGGTATGTATAATCATATTCAAGTTTTTTACTTAAGTATTCAGAGTAGTTTGCCTTGGGTTCATCATCCGTGAAATGAATCATCTCTATAATAGAGTTCTTTATTTTCTCAACAAGAATGCTTTTTTTGTTGTCCAGTAATTCCAGGCCTGATTTAAGTAAGTTATGTTTTAGGGCTTCTCGTTGCTCTTGAGTAATATCCTGAAGAAGCTCAACAGCGCCTAATTCAACTACTAAATGTTTGACATTTAATTTTTTGAGCTCTTCCTGAACCATTAATTTGCACCTAAGGCTAACCATATATTTTATATAAAGTTTTTCTTTGGCTATCGGAGATAGAAGAGCTATATGAATTGGATTGAGTTGCATGTGTTTAAAAAATTGTTGGGTGAAAAGCTTAATAGCTTAAATGCTTTTTGAAATTTCAAGACACTTAATGAAAAAATTGTCCTAATTAATCTGGTGATAGCTTAATATACGTAAAAATAGATTCAAAAGCTATTGGCTTTAAATTTCATTAATATTGATCGATATCAATCATCTTGATGAAGGATTAACATCTTGATAATTTTTTACTATCTTTAAATAATTCATTTTCTTGTTAAAACTCTGAAAAGCGTCAATTTTCAATGAAAATTTTATGAGTGTAAAAGTGATATTTCTTTTTCGTAATTTAGACCTTAGTGTATGTGTTTTTCAGCTAGTGCGAGTTTTGCAGCCGGAGCAGTATTGACTGCTACTGGGGTTGTATCTTTAAAAAAATCTAAAAAAACTTCAGAGATCCCTTTTGCAAGTATTCCACTTTTTTTCGGCTTACAGCAAGTTGCAGAAGGCTTTGTTTGGCTATCACTTACCAACCCTGATTTTACATTTTTGGATGGTATAGCTGCAAAGGCATTTATTTTCTTTGCACAAGTGCTTTGGCCGATTTGGGTACCTTTTTCTATTTATAAATTTCAAAAACAGGAGGGAATTAGAAATATTGTAGGTAAAACATTAATTGGAATAGGAGCACTTGTGGCTTCTATAATGGCCTATTATCTTTTTACAAATCCTATAGAAGCCGAAATCCTTGGACATCATATTTCATATAATCAAGCTTATCTTCAGCAATTTGGTATAATTGGTGGAGCTTTGTACTTGGCTGCCACAGCTATACCTCCATTTATTTCTACAAATAGAAAAATGTGGATTCTAGGTGGTTCAATTCTTTTGGCCTATATTTTTACTGAAATATTCTTTACGCAATATGTGGTTTCAGTATGGTGTTTTTTCGCAGCAATTTTGAGTGCAATGGTACTGTGGATTATTATAGCTAAAAAGACAGATACAAGATAATTCTATCAAAAATTAACAATATGTAGATTCATTGAATCCCAAAATATTATTTGTAACGGTTTGACTAATTTTACGCTTACTTGCCTATTGTTTTCCTTTGGTTTAGGATATTTTTTCCAAAAATTATAAAAAGGATAATCATTGTTATAAAAGTGACTGAAACAGTCATACTTTTTATAATTGTAAAAACATTGGTGGTAGCCATTAGAGTTTCCGACATATTGGGATAAGTACTCAGCATTGTAATAATTCCAATATTCTCAAAATAATCAGTTATTCCAGCAATAATGGGTATCAGGCATAAAAAGAAAAAGGCTGAATTAAATTGCTTTATTTTTTTTAAAAAGTAAGCAATTAATAAACTAAAACTGATAGTATAGAAAAGCGGATAAAACATATCAAGTGGAAGTTGGTAATATAAATAAGCATCTTGCCCTTCTTTTCCTAAAGCCTCAAAAAGTGAGTTGATATAATCTGAATTATAACCCAGAGGCATCATATCCAATAAATTCATCCCATTTGAAAAATGCATTGTTTTTGGGATGGTTATCAATAGCATCGAAAAATATATGAGGTTGCTTAAGATAAAAAACCATAGAACTTGCCTCCCTGTTGAATGCTTGTTAATTAACCTCTTTACTTTATTAATCATTGGTTCTGGATTTATTCTATAATTCTATACACATATTTATTGGGGAAATTAGTAAATTTTTTTGAAGGCTATTTTGGTCCAAGCATAACCTGGACCAGTGGGGTATGAGATTGGGTATTGAGTTATTTATTATTTGTTCTTAAGATCCAGCAAATGGTGATCCAAATATTCCAACAGCAAGTTCTGCCCAGATGAGAAACAGAGCAAATAAAATCGCTCCACAGATGATAAGTCTTGTTTTTATAGGCTTCACTTCTCTCATGACAAGTTCACACCATAAGCCTGTTCCAAATAATAGAATCCCCATAATCATGAAGTCTGTAAAATCCCAGTCAACTTCATTGGTGAATTGCATGGCTATTAGTGGTATAAGCAGCAATATTACTGCTGATAACAGAATCAGGAATAATCTTTTGTTTTCCATAATTGTAAAAATTAATTGTTGAGTTTTTTGATTTTTATCTGACTAACTATTAAGCAGACAGTCCCAACTAAAATTAGTAATAGGGGTAGGACACCGGGTTCACCCTCTACCTTTATCATGTATGTTAATAATATAACTCCAATTAGTAAGAATGTGCTGGACAGTATTCTTTGAGTTTTTAGGGTTTGGCTTAGTTCCTTTTTTATGATTTGTTGCATTTGTTTTTGTCTTTAGAATTCACTTAATATTTAAATAAAAGTACTTTGTAATTCAAAGTATAAAAATAAAATAATATTACCTAATTATTTTATTATAAAATGTTTAAGTTTTTTCG harbors:
- a CDS encoding ice-binding family protein, whose protein sequence is MKLIKTMPILAMMFIMLMVSCKDKDNNDDDPTPTEDVAPTVLSTLPENNEMNIARNHNVVITFSEEMDPSTINNSTFTVEQGTADISGDVEYSGVEATFTPTEAFDASTEYTATISTEAKSQKGMNFEENYEWNFTTGGSEASIEGIDLGASGNYVILAKTAINNSGTSALTGDLALSPAATSYITGLALTDNTGYATSAQVTGQVFASDMADPTPMNLTTAVENMMTAYNNAAGRSETDFLELGAGNIGGKTLTSGVYKWTNTVTIPNDVTISGSSTDVWIFQIAEDLTMSSATNIILTGGAQAKNIYWQVAGHATLGTTSHFEGIILSMTGITFQTGASINGRALAQTAVVLDGNAVTQPAE
- a CDS encoding DUF6629 family protein, which translates into the protein MCFSASASFAAGAVLTATGVVSLKKSKKTSEIPFASIPLFFGLQQVAEGFVWLSLTNPDFTFLDGIAAKAFIFFAQVLWPIWVPFSIYKFQKQEGIRNIVGKTLIGIGALVASIMAYYLFTNPIEAEILGHHISYNQAYLQQFGIIGGALYLAATAIPPFISTNRKMWILGGSILLAYIFTEIFFTQYVVSVWCFFAAILSAMVLWIIIAKKTDTR
- a CDS encoding helix-turn-helix domain-containing protein: MQLNPIHIALLSPIAKEKLYIKYMVSLRCKLMVQEELKKLNVKHLVVELGAVELLQDITQEQREALKHNLLKSGLELLDNKKSILVEKIKNSIIEMIHFTDDEPKANYSEYLSKKLEYDYTYLSNLFSEVKGITIQQFIIIHKIEKAKELILYEELNTSEIAYRLHYSSVAHFSNQFKKITGLTPSFYRKLKQKRLGNLEDV